The following nucleotide sequence is from Hylaeus volcanicus isolate JK05 chromosome 3, UHH_iyHylVolc1.0_haploid, whole genome shotgun sequence.
TTCCTTCCCCCTATCAACGCGCGTCGATTGACTAGCAATACGATACGATGGCAATTCGCCTAATTCAATTCTCACCACCCTGCGCTTAGTACGACAGTCAtatcgtaaaatatataattttcttagcCCTCACCTATCGTAATAGAGTAATTACCCTCTTCATTTCCGTCGACTACCTACGATACTTGACCCCGgacatttacaattacaatataGTTAATTACAATTGGACACTAATTAAGGTTTCGTACAGCGCGACGAACATCCTCAGGCTCGAtcgctgaaaaaaaaaacgcgatcAAACGGTGTTCGAGATCCATTTGTAATCGATCATCTGTGCTTTTCACcagagctgggtaaaatattaattccaatGGTAAATCAcctattttattcgaaattgtgcgcgtaacaaatgaaatagctcacttcgtatatttttaaaatagtatctttttttcttcgggATATGAAAAGTAATGAGGCtccactttgaaatattttaattcagtaTTTTcggaaacatttaaaaaatatattatgtagaTCAGCTTTGTCTTCAAATAAAACCTAAAACTACACATGCTTTGTCGAATGTCacattttcttgttttatatCATCATCTCTTTCCTCAATTCATCTTCCTTTTTAATCAATACTTCAAGTACGAATTCGAAatacaaagttaaaatatttccctCAATGCGTCAGgttaccaaaataaaaatatttcatccgtCGAAGTTTCACTTCccacttaaaatattttattctacgcAGTATTcgtcatttaaaatatacttcttCCCAAATTTTACCCAGTTCTGTTTTACCCATCGGCGTTTCCTTGTAGCGCTGTCGTCTTCCTCGGAAACCCTTAACGCTGCTTAAAAAATAAGATCTGATATACTTAGAGCTGACTTATCGTTAGGTTGGGTTCCGAGTTACTCGACTTCGATCCCGCGAGCATCTCGTCGGGACGAGTTGGATAAGATAGAACGCAAGCATCTCCGTCACTATAGACGGTTTCGGATGCATAACTGGGATTATCATTCATCGGTTGAAATATCTTAGATTCCTGATCGAGACGTGCACACGCAATACAAACTATTGACGATACGAAGTCGTGATACGGTCAAAGAGTAATCTCTTTGGATACAGTGCGTTTCGAGTCGCGTGCAGACCGAAGAGCCAAGGCAACCGAAGGCACAGTGCTCGAATCTTCGCCAACGAACGCCACATGCGGGCACATGTGCCATCAGTTGGCTTCACAGGATACTCATGCGCTCAAGATTTAACCATCGAAACGAATTAGGCTCGTTTTGTACACTGTCGAAGTTTAGTACATTTTGTACGCGTTGAAGCAAcgcttatatatatatatatataaatattgagaCTTTCTTGCGATGGAGAACCGTACCGAGAACCTCGAGTTCCTTTTGTGTTTCTGACGCAgaaatttttctcattttacacACTTTTATCACGTGCcgaagatgaagaaaaaagaagtagTAAACTGAAACATTTCATCTATTCGAAAATCAAATAGACAATTGTTTgacaaaaatatcgataccTTGTCGAGGAATGAAAGACAAATGactaataaatgttttacCCTGACACAAACGTTATTTTTCGAGCGCAGTTTTATGTGGTGGATCAGACAAACGTACAGGACAGcttctgaatttttaacatcTGTTTGTTGCAGACAGAAATTCGATACCAATGTACGTGTGCCACGGATAAAGCGTTCATTCAGCAGCGAATAAAGTGTTCAGAGGTAGTAAACTACTAGAATTGCTTTTTCGCGTTTATGCGTTAAAACCATTGAGAAAATAAGCTCAGTTTACACGAGCGTTAGCGTGATCGCATTCCCAACAAGGATCTTTGTGCTTAATTAATGCTCGgttgaaaagtaaaaaacgATTTTCCCGAGGGAATTTAAAGTCGATCGTTTATGTATCAATTCTTGGTTCGAGATAAAGGATAAGTAAACAGAGAATTATAAaagcaaaattaaaagaataacgaTACTAATGTTTCAGCTGTATTTACGTTTCCTATATCATAATTAAAGGCTAAATGGACGCATAGAAATTTCTCGCGTTAATATCTATCCAACACGTAGCCTGccgcgaatgaaaataaatgtagaattCCAGACTTGAATTAGAAGTGGAAACAGTAGGAGGAATcgtgtaaaaacttttacCATAGGATCGTGCAAATACAAGCTAACCGAACAGCTTATTCGAAAACAAATAAGTCGAAATCGGGGGAAACGGAGTCGAAGTCATCGAAGTCAAAGGTTGAACGGTTCTCGATAGAAACGATCGCGATTTCCAGAAGCTTGACGAAGTCTCTCGGTGAAAACGCGCAGAAGGATTTTCCCGGAGGTTTTCCCCAAACAATCGGCTGGGCGTAGCTGTTCGGAAAGCTATTCCGGAATCAAAGCTCCTCAGGCTGGAATCCAGCTTCTGCACGGTCGAGAACGGCTCGTCGTGAGTCGATTCAAGGTGCAGTCACCTTTCTCGGCTGGGGTGACCGTGGAATTCCACAGGGTACACTCGGTCGGAAAAATAATCTGGTCGTGCAAGGTTCGCATCTTTCTCAGCTCCCCAGCCGCGAGCTACGGCGTTCAACTATTTCGCGCGGTTGGAAACTCCGGAGCAGCTTCTATCTTAACGCGGCTCCATTTGTCAGACGCTTCCGGCGGACATTTTTTGATACTGGAGTATCGCGGCAACGGCAGAAACGGAATGggtgaaatttatataaaaaggcACTGGTATGACGAAGACACCTGACCAATTTTTGCAACTTTTTGCAACCTTCTTAGGCCACGAGAATGCTTTTACATCGACACAGCTTTGTCCTAAGAGTCCTaagcaatataaataatattacttacaACCGCGAGATATCGTAGATGTTtgtctaaaaaataaattatcatttctaatacaaaataacaaagttttaTATGTTTCTACTactaaattcaaacaaaaaaatattatatctaaCACTGAACTTGTTTGAAAGTATTACGAATGAGTTAGCGAGGTCTTCCTAGTAAAAATAAGACTATTATATAGTATTTGTGGAATTTAGGAGCGTTCAGttttaagagaaattaaaaataacctGTTTACGGTCATGTTTAAACTCATTTTCGTCGCGAAGGCGTCACCAACCAATCCATGAGCAATACTCTCGCGAAgatatagtaaataataaaagaagatatttttgtatgtcttattaatattttatttaaagttttattcgccatgttaaacaaaaatatatatatatatatgtacaaggTTTAACCCAAAGCTTTCAGtggataaaaatttgtttatacagCTGccacagaaaaataaacacagaCGAGTTCGTCACTTGAATACGAGAATTACTCGGAAttcaataaaaagtaaagtaaatatcccaaaggtttgatatttttataaaccaTTCGTGTCCGTTTTCATTGATAAAATCGAGAACTCGTAATAAATTAGTGAAATGGCACCTTTCGGGACACCGAAGTATTTTAATCCAGGAGACAATAACATCAGGACATTCATTCTAGAACGTCAGAGTGGGATTCGACCACCATAACGAACAAATATGAGACGGCTAACGATAAATGCTTCGGTGCTGACTCGACTTCCACGTGAAATTGTACGCTGTAGAGTTAAAATAACAGACTAAAAACAAACGAAGCTTGACGAATTAGAAACAGAGACCGAGTGCAGTGTACACTTGAATGGATGGAAGATGCACGCCGGACGACTGCAGCATTCGATCAAACGCGAtgtttcgaaggaaaaatgCACGTCACTTTGACCCCGTTCTATCCGTTAAAGCTTCATATCCAGGATTGAGCTCTGTTTTCGTAAAAGAGTCCTCCAGTCGAAGAAAGCTCGTTACGCGATTACGTTCTAGATTCGCGGGGGACAGGGGAACATTCGGTTGAGCGATCGCGCTGCAGTCAACTTCAAGATTTCCTTCTTAGCCCGAAAAATTTCTTCCGTTTCATCGAACGGGCACGCACTATCGAACTCGAGGTTCCACTCGACGATCTCGACATAATCAGCGTCGTCGAATATGCATCATAAGTTTAAAGGTAAAAAGGAAACTCAAAAATACATTAACAGGAAGCAAATATAGGCAATTCCATagatattcgtactctctatgtctattgaagaagtttgactaaattaaataatagttttgatataaccaaatgaatttttcctacttaccatttaatttaaacaaatttctttaatagacatagagggtgcgaatatttatgggactgactgcaTGTAAAAAAGACTTGAATTGCTAAGGGTTGATACTGTACCAATTAATACAAAACACGAAATACCCACAGGCGAATGCAACGCTAAGAGTTCGACGCAAGAGAGGCTCCAAATCATTAACAGAATATCCTGAATACAACGTTCTATTCAGACCACTTATTCGCAGCTGAAAGACGGTTGAGGATTCGCAGCCGAAAGACGGTTGAGGATTCGCGACGATTCCCATCGCGCTGCACAGTCTGTTCTCAGAAACGCTCATTGAATCGTTCGCAAGTACGCAGAAACGCGACGTTTCCCTTTTCGACTTTCGATTCGATAGTTCCGCCTTGTCACCGCGTCAATGTGACGTTTACAAACGACGCGTCCCTACGAGGATTGGACACGCTCATTCGGCAGATGACATTTCACGAGTTCGCGTTGCACTTTTATCGTCCGCGCTTTCATCTTTCCGTGGTTTCCACAGGGACGCTTCAAAGCTTCGCTACCGTCTTTGCTTCCAAGATGAAGACGATTGTTGCCACCATGCGGGACCGTCCTCGCGATACCGTGTCCGTTTCGACTCTTTGACGCGATTCTTCGAGTACGTTTCGCATCCGTGAACTTCTTCCGCTTTGCAGCCGTATTACACGCGTACCCAAACAACTCGAGACACGTAATCAGTCTCCTCCTCGTCCATTgtgatattttcaatcattcctCCTCAATTCCACGACTAATCCTCCCCAAGCCACCGCATCCTAGCTGGCCTCGGTGAGTCGTGCACGGGTAAGACGAGCTCACGGTGGAACATAATTCCCATATCATACCATTGCAATCGGTATCGTTAGGATTTACGAGCGCGGAGTCGTCGAGAATTGATTTTGATCGGTGTTCATCGGTGCGCACCGTAGGCGCCCGTATAGGGCGGGAATGTACCTGTATCGGTTAATTGTTCGTCGATATCGTACGCCGACGTCAGTCGTAATCAgtcttcgattcgattcgcCAAGGGAGTCCGCCCAATTCCATCGCGAAACGCATCCCCGCTTCTTGGATCGTTACCATTATATCACGCGGTAACGACGATACTACCGTAAACAAGCGCCTCGTTAACCGTTCGGGACGTCCCTGTTCAACGTTCGTGTTCAGTCTTCGGTTCAATTCGCTCGGCCTATCCACAGTTGACGTTCGTCCGAGAGCGTTCGCTACGATTCGGGCCACGGTGCAGCCATCCTTACGCGCGATACGGGCTGATGTCGCCCATGTCCATCCCGTCGCGCATCTCCATCTCCATCTGGGCGTCTCGGTGCTTGTCGGACCGATGGGGGACGGACTGGACGCCGACGTCGCGGTCGCGGCTCCTTTCGCGAGCAGAGGACCTCTCCTTCTCGCGTGGAAAGTGATGGTATTGATGAGTCGCGTGCCCGTTCATCGGCAGGGTTGGATAAGACGACTGGCCGCAGGAGGGTTGATGTCTAGACGGTAGCGGCGGGGGTGCGTGGTGGTGCACGCCTGGTACGCCGTTTTGAACCCGCGAGTCGTTCTGGGCCCTCTCCGAGGGGCTGTTCTCGGTGTCGCGAGCGGGTAGGTGCGGCGGCTGGGGCGTGCGGCGCAAAGAGTGATTCGCGTAATGCAATCTGCCGCCGGTCGAGGTGCAATTGTCGGCGGCGATGCTCAGGGGCGTCGAGCCGTCCTCCATCGGGCCTGCGGAGCGGTGACCGGACGTGGCGGAGTTGGGCAGCGTGCCCGGCCGACGCATTTGCCGCGCCGTCTCACCGTCGATGTAGGTGAAGCCTTCGGCGAGGGTGGTGCTGCCGTGGGGCAGGAACCAAACGCCGCCGGCTCCCGGGCTCGCCGCCCGAAGTTCTAGCTACAGCTCCGTCACAGGTATCGGTTTGATGCCAGTCGCTATCTGGGagtgttgttgctgctgctgttgctgctgctgaagatgatggtggtggtggtgggtCGGTATAGGCTGCGACTGGGGCTGATGGTGGTGGTGATGGTGATGGGGATGCGCGGACCTGACGATGTACTCGTCGTCCGAGAAGGTCTTCTGGTACTCGTGCTCCTTGCGGGAGATCGCGCGATTCTTCCACTTGTAGTCTTTCAGGGCGTCCCTGACGCGTCTGCGACACCTGTAGTAGAGTATCAACGCCAGCGCGGTGAGAAAGGCGAGACCAGCGGCGCAGAGCGTCGCTAACAAAGCTTGTTTCCTGGGATCGGAGAAGGCGCAGCCTAGCTCGTCTGGCGTCATGCCCTTTATGGGTTTTCCCTTCGATTCTGGCGGTTCCGCGCATATCACGGGGCTAGAGTTCCTTGGAACAAGCACCTCCGCTAACCAGATCAGGCTGCAGTCGCAGACCATCGGATTCTCGCTTAAATCCAGTCGACGTAGCTCGTTCCAGGCCACCAGGGACTCCGAGAATCCGGTGAAAGCGTTGTCGCGAAGCATTAAATGCCTCAAGTTCGGTAAACCGGCCAGGGACCCGTCCTCCATTGTAGTCAGTCTCTTGTTGCTGTTCAACACAAGAGTCTCCAGATTGGCGTTATCAGAAAACGCTCCATGTTCCACCGTGGTTAGTAGCTTCGCCGCGGATATGTCGAGTTTCTTCAACTTTGGGAGGCCTTGAAAAGCGCCAGACCTCAGAGTAGTGAAAAAGTTCTGGCCCAAGGTGAGTTCCTCGAGTCGAGGCAGTACGGCCAGCTGTTTCGTCGGAACTTCTCGCAGCTTGTTCCCATCCAGTTCCAACGTTCTCAGCGCGTTCAAACCGCGGAAAGCACCATCCCCTATGACGTCCAGACCCGCCCCAGTGATATCCAACACGGTCAGCTGTTCCAAACCCTTGAACGCGTCGTTCGGTAGCGTGGAGAACGCGTTCCAACCTATATGCAGCTCCGCCAGGGCGTTCAAAGGCGCTAGAGCAGGCGATGGGATAGTCCTCAGCTGATTATCGTCGAGATGGAGGACTCTGAGCGAACCCAATTTCTGGAAAGCACCTGGCTCTACTGTCGATATACGGTTCTTCCCCAGATCGAGCTCTTCCAACTTCGACAGCGACGCAAACAGCCCGTTCTTCAGGCTTTCCAAGTAGTTGTCGCGCAGATTCAACACCGTCAGTGACTTTAAACCTTGAAACGTCTTCTCGGTCAACGCCGAGATTTTGTTGTGCCTGAGATGCAGCTCGACTAATTGCTTCTGCGCCTCGAAGCTCCCGTTGGGAATGGTGAAGAGGTGATTGCTCGAGAGATCGACGTTCTTTAGGTTGCCGTAGAACTGAAACGCCGCCGCCTCCACCGCCTTTATCCGATTCTCCTTTAGCACTATGCGCTGGATGCTCGGGTTCAGGGCGATCGGTATGACGTCCAGATTCGCTCCTATGCAGGACACCACCAGGTTATCGTCGTCGCAGATGCAACCGTTCGGACAGAACGTGGCCGCGCCGAAAGCGAACGAACCAGCCAGGATCAGCAGGTGGAACACCGCAGTCGATGCCGCTGCGCTGCGCCGCGGcgtctgaaaataataaacaagaaacgttttattaaaGGGGCTCCACGGGTATGGCTTATCGTGAAATGTAATTTGCATTAATGCTGGCCTCGTTGGCTAAGTTATTTTCTACGAAGACGAGGAAACGAGGAAAGTTATCTCAGATTTGGGAGATCGAGGGGTTAAGGGATGGTTGTCTTTGTGATCGTTGAAATATGAAACGGGATAGGTAGTTTTgtcgtttttattaattggAAAGCAAAAGGATGTTATTAGTAGTAAACTGtgcaaattaataattgtctaATCTGTCTGTGTAACCTGTCTAACCtgtctaaaaaaataatttatcctgTAACTGTGGCGAATCGTTCGTAGAACAAAATGGGCGTCGACGAAACGAGTACCCaagaattcgtttcgaagCGGAAATTTAGACCCAGCGCGATACGTATGTTAATCTGAACACGAAACGCGTGGAAAGCACACGCGTGGACTAGATCTTCTTCGCCGAGCACGATTGCGGCGTGTCAGCTGTATTAAAGCTAAAAGTAGGCACGTCATTAGGAAAGGATTATGCACTCGCAATACCCGAACTAACCTCGTGGGGTCACCAGCACGCTTGACCCCATTACACGATTTCCATTTCAGCTGTATTACGAGATCCAGCTACTATTTAATGAATCAAAGCCTCCGAACgtgttttgatattatttatttgagcGTTAGAGCACACCTGCTGGAAACACGCACTGGGTATTCGCGTATTGTCGCCAGCGCGTGCTTAATAAATTGGCGACACTCTTGCAGAAACTAAGCACAATCGAGGGAGGTCTTAATTTTGGGGAAATATCCAAAGGAACAGTTACATTCGACTGTTTATTCTCGATTATAAGTTTCCAGGGATTCGACTGTTCTTGGATTCGTTTAGCGACTGGTTTCGATAAGGGTTAGATCGTTGGCATCgttaaaagaatcattttttgatgtttaGTATTTAGAAAAGGCTACGAATAATTTgcgtatgaaaattaaatagttaaattgtgttaaatagaaaaaagagaattatATCTGTACAtacgtaaaataattcataattttttaaaaattataattgaatgtTCTCGTATAGCAGATCGTAATATTTTCACACCGAAGGTAAATGATTGTTAAAATTGCTTGTTAAAACCAAAGAAATCGCATTAACGGCTCCTACGAGCTTGTAGAATATTTGCTCTTTTTCGTCATTCATATTAATGCACACTCGCATGGTCGAACATTCCCGATGCATTATCATTATCATGTATATCAGATcggcaattaattaattaacgcgaaaataataaacgcgCACGGATCCGTATGAATTCGCATTATTTTTGCCACGGCTAGCAAACATCATTCGGGAATATTAATTCCGTCACTTTAACATTA
It contains:
- the LOC128873657 gene encoding insulin-like growth factor-binding protein complex acid labile subunit isoform X2, whose amino-acid sequence is MGDVCRLVSDQLAEDTAADRRKTDSTAQLSKVSQEIPNLDETIANIQRYFSRQMNHRDSSAQNSAADSPAASTRAPASCRINTESRTEATGMKGFLRLCREREHRDGRREHQNIPRTPRRSAAASTAVFHLLILAGSFAFGAATFCPNGCICDDDNLVVSCIGANLDVIPIALNPSIQRIVLKENRIKAVEAAAFQFYGNLKNVDLSSNHLFTIPNGSFEAQKQLVELHLRHNKISALTEKTFQGLKSLTVLNLRDNYLESLKNGLFASLSKLEELDLGKNRISTVEPGAFQKLGSLRVLHLDDNQLRTIPSPALAPLNALAELHIGWNAFSTLPNDAFKGLEQLTVLDITGAGLDVIGDGAFRGLNALRTLELDGNKLREVPTKQLAVLPRLEELTLGQNFFTTLRSGAFQGLPKLKKLDISAAKLLTTVEHGAFSDNANLETLVLNSNKRLTTMEDGSLAGLPNLRHLMLRDNAFTGFSESLVAWNELRRLDLSENPMVCDCSLIWLAEVLVPRNSSPVICAEPPESKGKPIKGMTPDELGCAFSDPRKQALLATLCAAGLAFLTALALILYYRCRRRVRDALKDYKWKNRAISRKEHEYQKTFSDDEYIVRSAHPHHHHHHHQPQSQPIPTHHHHHHLQQQQQQQQQHSQIATGIKPIPVTEL
- the LOC128873657 gene encoding insulin-like growth factor-binding protein complex acid labile subunit isoform X1: MGDVCRLVSDQLAEDTAADRRKTDSTAQLSKVSQEIPNLDETIANIQRYFSRQMNHRDSSAQNSAADSPAASTRFSLRSVGQYLQLPYTRNSKLHAPASCRINTESRTEATGMKGFLRLCREREHRDGRREHQNIPRTPRRSAAASTAVFHLLILAGSFAFGAATFCPNGCICDDDNLVVSCIGANLDVIPIALNPSIQRIVLKENRIKAVEAAAFQFYGNLKNVDLSSNHLFTIPNGSFEAQKQLVELHLRHNKISALTEKTFQGLKSLTVLNLRDNYLESLKNGLFASLSKLEELDLGKNRISTVEPGAFQKLGSLRVLHLDDNQLRTIPSPALAPLNALAELHIGWNAFSTLPNDAFKGLEQLTVLDITGAGLDVIGDGAFRGLNALRTLELDGNKLREVPTKQLAVLPRLEELTLGQNFFTTLRSGAFQGLPKLKKLDISAAKLLTTVEHGAFSDNANLETLVLNSNKRLTTMEDGSLAGLPNLRHLMLRDNAFTGFSESLVAWNELRRLDLSENPMVCDCSLIWLAEVLVPRNSSPVICAEPPESKGKPIKGMTPDELGCAFSDPRKQALLATLCAAGLAFLTALALILYYRCRRRVRDALKDYKWKNRAISRKEHEYQKTFSDDEYIVRSAHPHHHHHHHQPQSQPIPTHHHHHHLQQQQQQQQQHSQIATGIKPIPVTEL
- the LOC128873657 gene encoding nyctalopin-like isoform X5, whose amino-acid sequence is MNHRDSSAQNSAADSPAASTRFSLRSVGQYLQLPYTRNSKLHAPASCRINTESRTEATGMKGFLRLCREREHRDGRREHQNIPRTPRRSAAASTAVFHLLILAGSFAFGAATFCPNGCICDDDNLVVSCIGANLDVIPIALNPSIQRIVLKENRIKAVEAAAFQFYGNLKNVDLSSNHLFTIPNGSFEAQKQLVELHLRHNKISALTEKTFQGLKSLTVLNLRDNYLESLKNGLFASLSKLEELDLGKNRISTVEPGAFQKLGSLRVLHLDDNQLRTIPSPALAPLNALAELHIGWNAFSTLPNDAFKGLEQLTVLDITGAGLDVIGDGAFRGLNALRTLELDGNKLREVPTKQLAVLPRLEELTLGQNFFTTLRSGAFQGLPKLKKLDISAAKLLTTVEHGAFSDNANLETLVLNSNKRLTTMEDGSLAGLPNLRHLMLRDNAFTGFSESLVAWNELRRLDLSENPMVCDCSLIWLAEVLVPRNSSPVICAEPPESKGKPIKGMTPDELGCAFSDPRKQALLATLCAAGLAFLTALALILYYRCRRRVRDALKDYKWKNRAISRKEHEYQKTFSDDEYIVRSAHPHHHHHHHQPQSQPIPTHHHHHHLQQQQQQQQQHSQIATGIKPIPVTEL
- the LOC128873657 gene encoding leucine-rich repeat-containing protein 4C-like isoform X6, whose product is MKGFLRLCREREHRDGRREHQNIPRTPRRSAAASTAVFHLLILAGSFAFGAATFCPNGCICDDDNLVVSCIGANLDVIPIALNPSIQRIVLKENRIKAVEAAAFQFYGNLKNVDLSSNHLFTIPNGSFEAQKQLVELHLRHNKISALTEKTFQGLKSLTVLNLRDNYLESLKNGLFASLSKLEELDLGKNRISTVEPGAFQKLGSLRVLHLDDNQLRTIPSPALAPLNALAELHIGWNAFSTLPNDAFKGLEQLTVLDITGAGLDVIGDGAFRGLNALRTLELDGNKLREVPTKQLAVLPRLEELTLGQNFFTTLRSGAFQGLPKLKKLDISAAKLLTTVEHGAFSDNANLETLVLNSNKRLTTMEDGSLAGLPNLRHLMLRDNAFTGFSESLVAWNELRRLDLSENPMVCDCSLIWLAEVLVPRNSSPVICAEPPESKGKPIKGMTPDELGCAFSDPRKQALLATLCAAGLAFLTALALILYYRCRRRVRDALKDYKWKNRAISRKEHEYQKTFSDDEYIVRSAHPHHHHHHHQPQSQPIPTHHHHHHLQQQQQQQQQHSQIATGIKPIPVTEL
- the LOC128873659 gene encoding uncharacterized protein LOC128873659; the encoded protein is MRRPGTLPNSATSGHRSAGPMEDGSTPLSIAADNCTSTGGRLHYANHSLRRTPQPPHLPARDTENSPSERAQNDSRVQNGVPGVHHHAPPPLPSRHQPSCGQSSYPTLPMNGHATHQYHHFPREKERSSARERSRDRDVGVQSVPHRSDKHRDAQMEMEMRDGMDMGDISPYRA
- the LOC128873657 gene encoding nyctalopin-like isoform X4, which produces MGDVCRLVSDQLAEDTAADRRKTDSTAQLSKMNHRDSSAQNSAADSPAASTRAPASCRINTESRTEATGMKGFLRLCREREHRDGRREHQNIPRTPRRSAAASTAVFHLLILAGSFAFGAATFCPNGCICDDDNLVVSCIGANLDVIPIALNPSIQRIVLKENRIKAVEAAAFQFYGNLKNVDLSSNHLFTIPNGSFEAQKQLVELHLRHNKISALTEKTFQGLKSLTVLNLRDNYLESLKNGLFASLSKLEELDLGKNRISTVEPGAFQKLGSLRVLHLDDNQLRTIPSPALAPLNALAELHIGWNAFSTLPNDAFKGLEQLTVLDITGAGLDVIGDGAFRGLNALRTLELDGNKLREVPTKQLAVLPRLEELTLGQNFFTTLRSGAFQGLPKLKKLDISAAKLLTTVEHGAFSDNANLETLVLNSNKRLTTMEDGSLAGLPNLRHLMLRDNAFTGFSESLVAWNELRRLDLSENPMVCDCSLIWLAEVLVPRNSSPVICAEPPESKGKPIKGMTPDELGCAFSDPRKQALLATLCAAGLAFLTALALILYYRCRRRVRDALKDYKWKNRAISRKEHEYQKTFSDDEYIVRSAHPHHHHHHHQPQSQPIPTHHHHHHLQQQQQQQQQHSQIATGIKPIPVTEL
- the LOC128873657 gene encoding insulin-like growth factor-binding protein complex acid labile subunit isoform X3, which codes for MGDVCRLVSDQLAEDTAADRRKTDSTAQLSKMNHRDSSAQNSAADSPAASTRFSLRSVGQYLQLPYTRNSKLHAPASCRINTESRTEATGMKGFLRLCREREHRDGRREHQNIPRTPRRSAAASTAVFHLLILAGSFAFGAATFCPNGCICDDDNLVVSCIGANLDVIPIALNPSIQRIVLKENRIKAVEAAAFQFYGNLKNVDLSSNHLFTIPNGSFEAQKQLVELHLRHNKISALTEKTFQGLKSLTVLNLRDNYLESLKNGLFASLSKLEELDLGKNRISTVEPGAFQKLGSLRVLHLDDNQLRTIPSPALAPLNALAELHIGWNAFSTLPNDAFKGLEQLTVLDITGAGLDVIGDGAFRGLNALRTLELDGNKLREVPTKQLAVLPRLEELTLGQNFFTTLRSGAFQGLPKLKKLDISAAKLLTTVEHGAFSDNANLETLVLNSNKRLTTMEDGSLAGLPNLRHLMLRDNAFTGFSESLVAWNELRRLDLSENPMVCDCSLIWLAEVLVPRNSSPVICAEPPESKGKPIKGMTPDELGCAFSDPRKQALLATLCAAGLAFLTALALILYYRCRRRVRDALKDYKWKNRAISRKEHEYQKTFSDDEYIVRSAHPHHHHHHHQPQSQPIPTHHHHHHLQQQQQQQQQHSQIATGIKPIPVTEL